From Desulfurobacterium pacificum, a single genomic window includes:
- the murI gene encoding glutamate racemase: protein MPEKPIGIFDSGVGGLTVLKAIKKILPHENLIYFGDTARVPYGNRSPNTIIRYSVENARLLQKFNIKALVVACNTSSSYALEILKREFPFPVIGVVKPGAKAAVNKSKSKRIGIIGTEATIKSGAYRKAILSLDPFATVFEKACPLFVPLIEEGWLSGKVTELVAEKYLQDLMDKDIDTLVLGCTHYPLIKDTIKKLVKDKVTLIDSAMAVAEEVEKKLPHRRKSENEGVVRILVSDKTERFERIAKMIMGEDTLIEEVSIDSE, encoded by the coding sequence ATGCCAGAAAAACCTATAGGCATTTTTGACTCTGGAGTTGGAGGATTAACCGTCCTAAAAGCAATCAAAAAAATCCTCCCCCACGAAAACCTCATCTACTTCGGAGATACCGCCAGAGTCCCCTACGGCAACAGGTCTCCAAACACCATAATCAGATACAGCGTTGAGAACGCAAGACTCCTCCAAAAGTTCAACATAAAAGCATTAGTCGTCGCCTGCAACACTTCATCGTCCTATGCCTTAGAAATACTCAAAAGAGAATTCCCCTTTCCCGTTATAGGAGTGGTTAAACCCGGAGCAAAAGCAGCCGTTAACAAATCAAAAAGCAAAAGAATAGGGATAATAGGAACGGAAGCAACTATAAAAAGCGGCGCATATAGAAAAGCTATCCTCTCTTTAGACCCGTTTGCAACAGTATTTGAAAAAGCGTGCCCGCTCTTTGTCCCCCTCATAGAAGAAGGATGGTTATCGGGCAAAGTTACAGAATTAGTAGCAGAAAAATACCTGCAGGACCTAATGGACAAGGACATAGACACCCTGGTATTAGGATGTACCCACTACCCACTAATTAAAGACACAATAAAAAAATTAGTAAAAGACAAAGTAACCTTAATAGACTCCGCCATGGCAGTAGCAGAAGAGGTAGAGAAGAAACTACCTCACAGAAGAAAGTCAGAAAACGAAGGAGTTGTTAGAATTTTAGTAAGCGACAAAACCGAGAGGTTTGAAAGAATAGCCAAAATGATTATGGGAGAAGATACTCTCATAGAGGAGGTTTCTATTGACTCGGAATGA
- the rph gene encoding ribonuclease PH — translation MTRNDGRKPDELRKVTITLDYIKHAEGSCLIEFGDTKVICTASVEEKVPPFLKGTGQGWITAEYSMLPRATAQRTVREAAKGKLTGRTQEIQRLIGRSLRCAVDLTALGEITIWIDCDVIQADGGTRTASITGAFVALYRALEKIEKLSAVKNFVAAVSVGVVNGQVLLDLNYEEDSLAEVDMNIVMTDKGEFAEIQGTAEGETFSRDILNTMLNLGEKGIKELIEIQKSVLGVKS, via the coding sequence TTGACTCGGAATGACGGCAGAAAACCTGATGAACTGAGAAAAGTAACTATAACCCTTGATTACATCAAACACGCAGAAGGTTCATGTCTCATAGAGTTCGGTGATACAAAGGTCATATGCACGGCTTCGGTTGAAGAAAAAGTGCCTCCCTTTCTAAAAGGAACAGGGCAGGGCTGGATAACAGCTGAATATTCAATGCTTCCCAGAGCAACTGCCCAAAGAACGGTAAGAGAAGCAGCAAAGGGTAAACTAACAGGAAGAACTCAGGAAATTCAGAGATTGATAGGAAGGTCTTTAAGATGTGCCGTTGACCTGACAGCGTTAGGAGAGATAACCATCTGGATAGACTGCGACGTAATACAGGCAGACGGGGGAACGAGAACAGCTTCTATAACAGGTGCTTTTGTTGCTCTTTACAGAGCTTTAGAAAAAATTGAAAAGTTATCCGCCGTTAAAAACTTTGTAGCCGCAGTAAGCGTTGGAGTGGTTAACGGACAGGTTCTCCTTGACCTAAACTACGAAGAAGACTCCTTAGCAGAAGTGGATATGAACATAGTCATGACCGATAAAGGAGAGTTCGCAGAGATTCAGGGAACGGCAGAAGGAGAAACGTTTTCAAGAGACATCCTCAATACGATGCTGAATTTGGGAGAAAAAGGCATAAAAGAGCTGATAGAGATACAAAAATCCGTTTTGGGAGTAAAATCTTGA
- the rdgB gene encoding RdgB/HAM1 family non-canonical purine NTP pyrophosphatase, whose amino-acid sequence MKVVFATGNQGKVREVREKLKSLNVEVISLKDLNVSLEPPEETGETFLENAYQKATYYAKRLNLPVIAEDSGLVVEKLGGLPGVRSARFAGENATDEENNALLIKKLKELGLTESPAKYVSFFVFSYPETFGFWSEGEVKGKVITEPRGSGGFGYDPLFIPEGYSKTMAELTIEEKNRISHRGKALEKFVRLLKDVL is encoded by the coding sequence TTGAAGGTCGTTTTCGCCACAGGCAATCAGGGTAAAGTTAGAGAAGTGAGAGAAAAGCTTAAAAGCCTTAACGTTGAAGTAATCTCCCTAAAAGATTTAAACGTTAGCTTAGAACCGCCAGAAGAAACTGGAGAAACTTTCTTGGAAAACGCATATCAAAAAGCAACTTACTACGCCAAACGCTTAAACTTGCCAGTAATTGCCGAAGATTCCGGACTCGTTGTTGAGAAGTTGGGAGGACTTCCCGGAGTAAGGTCTGCACGATTTGCAGGTGAAAACGCCACAGATGAGGAGAACAACGCCCTACTGATAAAAAAGCTGAAAGAGTTGGGCTTAACAGAATCTCCTGCAAAGTACGTTTCTTTCTTCGTTTTTTCCTACCCAGAAACCTTTGGATTTTGGAGCGAAGGAGAAGTAAAGGGAAAGGTAATCACTGAACCAAGGGGCAGCGGAGGCTTTGGCTACGACCCTCTATTTATCCCCGAAGGATACAGCAAAACGATGGCTGAGCTAACCATAGAAGAAAAGAACAGGATAAGTCACAGAGGTAAAGCACTTGAAAAGTTTGTCAGGTTGTTAAAAGATGTTTTATAA
- a CDS encoding DivIVA domain-containing protein encodes MVNKKISIKPADIRTKEFSKKLFGYDPDEVEAFLNDVANAYQNLLNEIENLKKKTPEYKTEMLIEKAKREIEKIVQKKTEEKEQLERKKKELEIEIEKLKLAQKKVYDRLKLAILDMTRILEELKPNAKSEKEGKRTDNRSKSPAESVKKQDRESGRGKTEDESNSSAGRGKGEQSGS; translated from the coding sequence ATGGTAAATAAAAAGATATCTATTAAACCTGCCGATATAAGAACAAAAGAGTTCAGCAAAAAACTTTTCGGATACGACCCAGATGAAGTGGAAGCGTTCCTTAATGACGTTGCAAACGCTTATCAAAACCTTTTAAACGAAATAGAAAACTTGAAGAAAAAAACTCCAGAATACAAAACTGAGATGCTGATTGAAAAGGCAAAAAGAGAGATAGAAAAAATCGTCCAGAAGAAAACGGAAGAAAAGGAACAGCTTGAAAGAAAGAAGAAGGAATTGGAAATTGAAATAGAAAAGCTAAAATTAGCTCAAAAGAAGGTCTACGACAGACTTAAATTAGCAATTTTAGATATGACGCGAATCTTGGAGGAGTTAAAACCAAATGCTAAAAGCGAAAAAGAAGGAAAACGGACTGATAATAGAAGTAAAAGTCCAGCCGAAAGCGTCAAGAAACAAGATAGAGAAAGTGGAAGAGGGAAGACTGAAGATGAAAGTAACAGTTCCGCCGGAAGGGGGAAAGGCGAACAAAGCGGTAGTTGA
- a CDS encoding DUF167 domain-containing protein produces MEEGRLKMKVTVPPEGGKANKAVVELLSKALKVPKSRIEIIKGETSRIKTLFIEGISPETVEAKLGIKVAVTS; encoded by the coding sequence GTGGAAGAGGGAAGACTGAAGATGAAAGTAACAGTTCCGCCGGAAGGGGGAAAGGCGAACAAAGCGGTAGTTGAACTGCTGTCAAAGGCTTTGAAAGTCCCTAAATCAAGAATAGAGATAATAAAAGGTGAAACCTCAAGAATAAAAACGCTTTTTATAGAGGGGATATCGCCAGAAACAGTTGAGGCAAAATTGGGAATTAAAGTTGCTGTAACCTCTTGA
- a CDS encoding HU family DNA-binding protein: MTKSDLVAAIAEKAGIRKKDAEAALNAFLEVVTEALAKGDKVEIRGFGTFLMKERAPRVARNPRTGEKVEVPAKLTPAFKPGKDLKEATEKELKKKRK, translated from the coding sequence ATGACAAAGAGTGATTTGGTAGCAGCAATCGCCGAGAAGGCAGGAATAAGAAAGAAGGACGCAGAAGCAGCTCTCAACGCATTCCTTGAAGTAGTAACAGAAGCTTTGGCTAAGGGCGACAAGGTAGAAATCAGAGGCTTCGGTACGTTCCTCATGAAGGAAAGAGCTCCAAGAGTAGCAAGAAACCCAAGAACAGGAGAAAAGGTAGAAGTACCTGCAAAACTCACTCCTGCCTTCAAGCCTGGTAAAGACCTCAAAGAAGCTACTGAAAAAGAACTCAAGAAAAAGAGAAAGTAA
- the lepB gene encoding signal peptidase I, giving the protein MDREKLIENLKSFAIALVLALIIRTFIVQSFHIPSGSMIPTLLVGDFILVDKVTYHFRNPDRGDVVVFHFPLNEDVYYIKRIVGLPGDKVQVIDGKVYINGKPCKYQPAGEYSYVENGEKVTGKLYYEFLPRKEGGVKKHLILKTGTRGDNTQVFVIPKGEYMMMGDNRNNSYDSRFWGFVKRKEIVGIARIIFFSWDGNKHLPRFNRMFKLVN; this is encoded by the coding sequence GTGGATAGAGAAAAGCTGATAGAAAACCTTAAATCTTTTGCAATAGCCCTTGTTTTAGCTCTCATCATAAGAACCTTTATCGTTCAATCTTTCCACATTCCTTCGGGTTCTATGATACCAACGCTTTTGGTCGGCGACTTTATATTGGTTGATAAAGTTACTTATCACTTCAGGAATCCAGACAGGGGCGATGTTGTCGTTTTCCACTTTCCGTTAAATGAAGACGTTTACTATATAAAAAGGATTGTAGGACTTCCCGGAGATAAGGTACAAGTTATAGATGGAAAGGTTTACATAAACGGAAAACCTTGTAAGTATCAACCTGCAGGGGAATACTCCTACGTTGAGAACGGCGAGAAGGTGACTGGAAAGCTTTACTACGAGTTCCTTCCGAGAAAAGAGGGAGGGGTAAAGAAGCACTTAATACTTAAAACGGGAACGAGAGGAGACAATACTCAAGTTTTCGTTATCCCCAAAGGCGAGTATATGATGATGGGAGATAACAGAAACAACAGTTATGACAGCAGATTCTGGGGATTTGTAAAGAGAAAGGAGATTGTTGGAATAGCAAGAATTATCTTTTTCTCTTGGGATGGGAACAAACATCTACCACGATTTAACAGAATGTTTAAGTTAGTAAATTAA